The DNA region ATACGTCACGGATCTATGGTAATCACCATCAGAGGAAGAATCAATTTGGTTCCCGCCTCTAAACCAACAATTTACCTGGAGTTCTACATGTGCGTTATCACCTATAGGGATACACACAACATCAACCAGGACACAAGCCCTGAATCTGAAGAACGGTGATGTGAGAGTTGTCTGAACAGCCAAAGAGCTTCCCGTTGTATTTTGGATAGTGAAATACGATAGCACTTTTTCACCTGGCAGTATCATAACCTCGAAAACTGGTTGTTGTTGAAGAAGAGCTTCTTGATCCAATGCGAAACAGTTCGTGAAATCGAGTTTCGCATATGAGACAGTCTCTACTTTCATTGGACAACGATCATGCCAACTTGCTCCAGTCAGGCCCATGCAGTCTGTAAAATAAGCTAGATCAAGGTGTCTGAGGCGTTTGAGGTTAATGCCACTTGGAAGAGTCTGTAGATTTCTGCAATTTGTAATGCTCAAACTCCCAAGTCTGCTGAGATTACTAATAGAGGAAGGAAGCTCCACCAAACTTAGGATGTCAGAGAGAATCAATGAAATGACTGTGGTATTCAAAGAAGGAGACAACATGGTCATCAATGGTCCAAGTGTctgaaaccaaaaccaaatctaGAATTGTCAGCGTTATGcaactttttaattataaaatatgctTTCAGTGTGAGTAGATTACACACCTGAGCTCTTTCCCAAAGTTTCTCACTTTGATTTTCTTCCATGGTAAGCTCAACTAGATTCTTGAGATGCAAGTCAGATGGAAATTCTTGAATACCTGTTCTGCTTAGAGCAAGCGATGAGAGGTTTCTAGAAATATCAGGAAAAACCTTCAGCCGTGAGCAATCACTGACAACGAAGGACCTTAGAGATCTAAGGTTGATTCCGGTTGGAAGAATCTCGAGCTTTTTGCATCTCCTCATATTAAACTTCAACAATTTGTTAAGGTTCTGAATAGAGGAACGACGAACCTCCACTAAACTGTAGCAGTCGCTTAACTCGAGTGTTTCAAGATTAGTCGCCATTGAAAGATCTGGAACTTCTCTCAAGTTTTTTGATCCCTCCAAATCCATATTCTTGAGACAAGACAAGGACTGAAATACACAGAGCATAGTACAAGTATTAAGTTATACAATCACTTATAAGAATATGACAGAtatttgtacaaaaaaaaagaacacactTACCCCTGCTCCTTCCCAGAGCTTCTCGAGCTTGCTATGTCGCATTTTGAGTTCAAcgagatttttagaataaaatttagAAGGCATACATCTCAATGGGCATTTGTCCCAACTTAGTAATCTAAGTTTAGGGGGCAAATAGTCAAAACCTTCTGGAAGATGCAAGCGGGTTTCTTCTTTCGACAACAATTCATTTGTGTATACTTTTAGGAAAGTGAGATTACGCATGCCGTTGAAGGCTTTCTCGTGTACAAATAGCTCCTCAATCTCATCCACATCCAATGCTATACCCAAAACCTTTTTAGTACCCTGAAAAGTGATAACATTTTATATCTATAAGTAAAGCATTATATCTTATGGAATGAGTTATGAAAGGGTCATGAGAAAACTGACATTGTCATCCTCAAGTACATCAGATATATCTTTTGAATCCACAATGAATTCTCGTTCTCCGGGCTCACTGGACTGCGCACGAACGATTTCTCTACCCATTTCTTGTAGCAACCCATGCATTTCAATGGTACCATTCCTTATGTGTAAGAGGGACTTATTGACTAGGGTTGTAATCCCAATATTAACATCCAAGTCACTATCTGCTAGGAGCAACTTGATGTCATTAACCTTCTCATAATTAAAGAGACACGCGATGTGACGGAATATGGCCTGATCTTCTTTGCTATCTAATCCATCATAGCTGAATCTTAAGGCTTTCTCAATTTTCCCATCCAAAGTTCTCCGAAGCCTAGGCAACATATCAATCCAATCTTCTTTGTCCCTCCCCCGCATATGCTGACCTAGAACCTTAAGACCCAAAGGTAGTCTTCCAGCCCGCATTGCAACTTCAGAAGCAAGCTTCTCAAAACCTTTAGGTGGAGAGGTTTGTCCAAAAGCAGATTGACAAAACATCTCAAGAGCAAGCTGTTTAGATGGGAAACCCACCTTGTATATAAGATCAATCCCATGGGCTTTTAACTTGTGCATATCATTTGTAATCGCAATGATTCGGCTCCCACATCCAAACCATTGAGTTTGACCAACCAAGACATCTAGCAACATCTTATTATCTAAATCatcaataattattaaaactttcATGCACTTTAGCCTCTCTCTCACGGCACCTAAGTTATTTATCTTCATGCCCTCTTTGTTCAAAATTTCCAAGAGAAAATTCTGTTGCATATGCAACTTCATATTGTAGTCATCCGGATTGGCTTTACTATAAATTTCTAAAGTCTTGGACATGAAAGCTCTGTCTAAGAAAACACTACCTTGGAAGTGACGAGAGAGTCGACTATACAGAGCTCTTGCAATTGTTGTCTTGCCAATTCCACAGGGACCCCAAATCCCAACCATAATCACTTCCTCAGATTCCAATTGCAGCAATGAACTCATCTCCGAGATATGATCTTGAATCCCGACACAGTCATCAAAATCCTTTGTCAGAGTTAAATTCAGTTTGCACAAAACATCACTGGCGATTGCTTCAATCATTGCTGCTTCATTATCcctatcaaaaaaaaaaggaaaaaaaaaagaagaaaaaaaaagagcacaTTACCAAGAatgtaattaaaataattaacaataaTTTAAGATGCATAAATCATTACCAGTTCAGAGAATGAAATCCTAAAGTGTTTGCTACGTCGGTCAAAGCTTTCTGCCAAAGTTGTTTCTCATGTTCTGTTTTGTTCGTGCAAGTCTTCTCAAAGGCTTCTCCAAAGTCTCtgttaatgtaagataagcaagctacgctatgtagaacacacagtagtacagggttattcaattccaagaaatacgactatatttattctttcaaaagctcttatacgttcttcttaaaagcaataaatcaaacaagctcaagacaaacctcgacttgtttgctagtcaactcgttcagagatctaagacagactctgaaccacctaagctcttaacccctagatgctttgcttctccttcttaggacgtacaaaactctctattgctaaaagctctccctgtgtgttaacCGGCAACACAGTGCCAAACACTTccttttatatatctttgaggaagccctagatctaatctatctacccaatggaaactttccatttcttctacttcagcgaataagccaatcttccttttctctttagatcgattgcttcttcttcaagtcttcctttaatgttcctcttcattaaatcttcttttaatgcgTCGGTCTTGATACGTGCTTCTCATGATCCacctctctgatgtagtagttcatgtcacacttcatgaactacttcagctctgctacagcatcgtcttcccatacaccttcaatctccccctttttaattCGTCGTCTCACAAGTACCTGAGATAGAAGACAAGAACCAACCACACGCAACAGCACTAGTACATATGTCTAAACGTTAATTCAACCAACTCAAGACAATTAAGAACACACTTATATTATCCTAAAAAAAAAACGGGTTCAAGCAAATTAATacataatatcaaaagataGCATATGCAAATGCTCCCCCATAATCTTAGTCAGTCTGAAAACGTGAATAACAAAGAATTGCAACAAGTGGTGCAATTGAAATAACATAGACATAAAAAACAAAGCAACAGAACATAGCTCCCCCACAATCTTGGTCTTCTACATcctagtcttcttcttctccccctgcttgtgagcacacggattaaaaacaccaaaaaaatacCTCACATATTCATAAGGATAGGGATACTAACCTGCTACAGCGCTCTGAAGATCCTGAACTATCTCAGCTAGTGCTTGAAGAGCTCGCGTTGTATCCTGCAGTGCCACTTGTAAATCAACACGGCTGAGTGGTCCTTGAGGGATGGCAACTGATCCAAGTTCATACAGGGATACACGACGTGGTGCAGTTCTGGAGCTTGGTGTAGCAGGTCGTGGAGCAGGAATCGGAGCAGGAGATGCCTGACGAGTTGTCCTTGCAGAGCTTCTCTTTGGTTCAGCTTTAGCTGATCCCTTTCCTTTCGCTAGTCTCTGCTCATAGATCTCGCCCACTCGTTTATCCTTCTTGTAGAGAACCGTACGTTGGAGCTTGTCACTGGGATAAGAGGGGACCGCCTGCTGACTTTGAAGAAGTGCCATGATTAAGCGAGGGAAGATCAACCAGCGGGCATCATTGACTTGAATCACTCCAAGATTAAGAATCTGTCTGAACATCATCTTCCCCAAATCAACACGGACTCCATGAGCCATCTTGTAGATCAGCCTTGCTCTCTCAAGTGAGACATATGTCTTGTGAGTCGAGGGAATCCAGTTGTATGCAGCTATGATCATCAAGGCACCGTAGCATGGAGTAAGATCTGCTGTAGTGAGACCATCCCATTCTGTCTTTGTATCTCCAGTGATGAATGAAGCCAACTCAGTTACCGAGATATCATCCAACGTTGcggcttcctcctcttcttcctcagtaAGTGGTTCCCAATCTATGGCATTATTGATGTGCGCAGGTGAGAACTTGTACTCTTGTCCTCTCACAGAGACAACTACTTCATCAACATCCGCTTCAGCTTTAGTCCTCGGCAGACCTGCATAGAACTCAGCTACAACTTGCTCAACATATACTGCAAGATTCGAGACAGTTGATTCCATAGATCCTTTCTTGATAACGGCCAAGTAGCCCCACTGATCAGCTTCCTTCATATCTACCGAACGCTCAGCAAGTACTTTACGCTTAAGGAACTGATCATACCTTTTCTTGATGAGAGGAGACATTGGTTCAGCACTTTTGTCACCAGACCTTCTCGATCTCCGCGGAGGCGAGGCTCCTGCTTCCTTAGCCAAATATGGAGACTTGGCTGCATCTTCTGGTGTGAGAAACTGAGATTGAGTTGGTGTACTCGACTCCCCTGTCTTCCTCTGTTTTGCGGAACGCAACCCTAATCGCTGCAGCACTCGTTTCTTTCTCACTTCCTTCTGTGAACCTTCAACATCGATAGGTTCGTCATCCACCGTCTTGCCTGATTCAGCCTCGGCTCCACTCTGTTCCTTCTCGTCTTCAAAGACCACCAGCGGTAGAGGAGACTCATCCTTCTCTTCCATCGATTTATCAGAGACCGGCACATCTTGAGTATCAGCATTAGGAGATCCAAGTTGCGGTTGCGGATCTGCTTCAGGCGCTTTTGCTGATGGTTCTTCCCTAAGACCCGGAGTTCTTTCATCGCTATCCTCTGAAGCAGCTTTCTCATTCGCGGTGTTGAACGAGTCAAGCTCCTCAG from Raphanus sativus cultivar WK10039 chromosome 8, ASM80110v3, whole genome shotgun sequence includes:
- the LOC108820167 gene encoding disease resistance protein RPS6-like; the encoded protein is MIEAIASDVLCKLNLTLTKDFDDCVGIQDHISEMSSLLQLESEEVIMVGIWGPCGIGKTTIARALYSRLSRHFQGSVFLDRAFMSKTLEIYSKANPDDYNMKLHMQQNFLLEILNKEGMKINNLGAVRERLKCMKVLIIIDDLDNKMLLDVLVGQTQWFGCGSRIIAITNDMHKLKAHGIDLIYKVGFPSKQLALEMFCQSAFGQTSPPKGFEKLASEVAMRAGRLPLGLKVLGQHMRGRDKEDWIDMLPRLRRTLDGKIEKALRFSYDGLDSKEDQAIFRHIACLFNYEKVNDIKLLLADSDLDVNIGITTLVNKSLLHIRNGTIEMHGLLQEMGREIVRAQSSEPGEREFIVDSKDISDVLEDDNGTKKVLGIALDVDEIEELFVHEKAFNGMRNLTFLKVYTNELLSKEETRLHLPEGFDYLPPKLRLLSWDKCPLRCMPSKFYSKNLVELKMRHSKLEKLWEGAGSLSCLKNMDLEGSKNLREVPDLSMATNLETLELSDCYSLVEVRRSSIQNLNKLLKFNMRRCKKLEILPTGINLRSLRSFVVSDCSRLKVFPDISRNLSSLALSRTGIQEFPSDLHLKNLVELTMEENQSEKLWERAQTLGPLMTMLSPSLNTTVISLILSDILSLVELPSSISNLSRLGSLSITNCRNLQTLPSGINLKRLRHLDLAYFTDCMGLTGASWHDRCPMKVETVSYAKLDFTNCFALDQEALLQQQPVFEVMILPGEKVLSYFTIQNTTGSSLAVQTTLTSPFFRFRACVLVDVVCIPIGDNAHVELQVNCWFRGGNQIDSSSDGDYHRSVTYDIFEASHVARSHVAIFDYCLPLNDKGYPPPADVVDIQFRLISADTVCNIKSCGLRVFEDCPSDSQDVHEEDETNVRNHEMRVKRLKASM
- the LOC130498754 gene encoding uncharacterized protein LOC130498754 is translated as MPVSDVLPEVTEELDSFNTANEKAASEDSDERTPGLREEPSAKAPEADPQPQLGSPNADTQDVPVSDKSMEEKDESPLPLVVFEDEKEQSGAEAESGKTVDDEPIDVEGSQKEVRKKRVLQRLGLRSAKQRKTGESSTPTQSQFLTPEDAAKSPYLAKEAGASPPRRSRRSGDKSAEPMSPLIKKRYDQFLKRKVLAERSVDMKEADQWGYLAVIKKGSMESTVSNLAVYVEQVVAEFYAGLPRTKAEADVDEVVVSVRGQEYKFSPAHINNAIDWEPLTEEEEEEAATLDDISVTELASFITGDTKTEWDGLTTADLTPCYGALMIIAAYNWIPSTHKTYVSLERARLIYKMAHGVRVDLGKMMFRQILNLGVIQVNDARWLIFPRLIMALLQSQQAVPSYPSDKLQRTVLYKKDKRVGEIYEQRLAKGKGSAKAEPKRSSARTTRQASPAPIPAPRPATPSSRTAPRRVSLYELGSVAIPQGPLSRVDLQVALQDTTRALQALAEIVQDLQSAVAGGEEED